A region from the Synergistaceae bacterium genome encodes:
- a CDS encoding protein-L-isoaspartate(D-aspartate) O-methyltransferase yields the protein MTSWEAQAASMVEKQIFGRGIRSERVLAAMRSVPRHYFVPKEFQDSAWIDSPLPIGDEQTISQPYMVARMTELLSPEEKNSVLEIGTGSGYQAAVLASMGTRVTSIERIFSLAERARRTLSSLCYEVSVIWSDGRERGECTGPFDRVIVTAAAPYLEEWWSEILSPGGRLVAPVEVMSGGERLLLREKKGDGSLDDTWSDYCRFVPLLSGTERPPD from the coding sequence ATGACCTCTTGGGAAGCGCAAGCCGCTTCTATGGTGGAAAAGCAGATTTTTGGCAGGGGAATTCGCTCGGAGAGGGTTCTGGCCGCCATGCGCTCCGTGCCCAGGCACTATTTCGTCCCGAAGGAGTTTCAGGACAGCGCCTGGATAGACAGTCCCCTGCCTATCGGAGATGAACAGACCATTTCACAGCCTTACATGGTGGCGCGGATGACGGAGCTCCTCTCCCCCGAGGAGAAGAACTCCGTCCTCGAGATAGGGACCGGCTCGGGCTACCAGGCGGCAGTGCTGGCCTCGATGGGCACCAGGGTCACTAGCATCGAGAGGATCTTTTCGCTTGCCGAGAGGGCGCGAAGGACCTTGAGCTCGCTTTGTTACGAGGTATCGGTGATCTGGTCCGACGGACGGGAGAGGGGAGAGTGCACCGGCCCCTTTGACAGGGTGATAGTGACTGCCGCAGCGCCGTACCTGGAGGAGTGGTGGAGCGAGATCCTGTCTCCAGGCGGCAGGCTGGTGGCCCCTGTCGAGGTTATGTCCGGCGGCGAGAGGCTTCTGCTGCGAGAGAAGAAGGGCGACGGCTCGTTAGACGATACTTGGAGCGATTACTGCCGTTTCGTGCCCCTCTTGAGCGGAACCGAAAGACCGCCCGACTGA
- a CDS encoding QueT transporter family protein: MSGLVAAVYAVATILFAPLSFGYVQIRVSEALTVLPFILPQAVFGLFIGCLFANLLCGLGLIDVLLGSGSTLIAAIISSAMPSAWLAALPPVIVNSLVVGGYLSFIMGAPFIICAGHVALGQTVACFLLGVPLTKVLRSRIERGGDDPAL; this comes from the coding sequence ATCTCGGGGCTGGTTGCGGCGGTCTATGCCGTCGCCACGATCCTTTTCGCGCCTCTCTCCTTCGGATATGTGCAGATTCGCGTCTCCGAGGCTCTCACAGTTCTGCCCTTCATCCTGCCACAGGCCGTGTTCGGACTGTTCATCGGCTGTCTCTTCGCCAACCTGCTGTGCGGCCTGGGGTTGATAGACGTCCTGCTGGGCAGCGGGTCGACTCTTATTGCCGCGATCATCTCGTCGGCGATGCCGTCCGCGTGGCTTGCCGCGCTGCCGCCCGTGATTGTAAATTCGCTGGTTGTCGGAGGGTACCTGTCGTTCATCATGGGCGCGCCGTTTATCATATGCGCGGGGCATGTCGCCCTCGGGCAGACGGTCGCCTGCTTTCTGCTGGGAGTTCCGCTGACCAAGGTTCTGAGGTCAAGAATTGAAAGGGGCGGGGACGACCCCGCCCTGTGA